Proteins co-encoded in one Desulfuromonas sp. genomic window:
- a CDS encoding MucR family transcriptional regulator, with amino-acid sequence MANLLEMATEIVASHASTSPMSKEDLIAEISEIYNALCAIEKGETPVVQGVEEEAAPAISKRKAFGKKQIICMICGKGMKTLARHLKTAHGMTAKEYRAQFDIPRTQALAAKDYSESRKQMAIDRGLGENLAKARAAKAKKK; translated from the coding sequence ATGGCAAACCTGCTGGAAATGGCCACTGAAATCGTCGCTTCTCACGCCTCTACTTCCCCCATGAGCAAAGAGGACCTTATCGCTGAAATCAGCGAGATCTACAACGCTCTTTGCGCCATTGAGAAGGGGGAAACTCCTGTTGTGCAAGGTGTTGAAGAGGAAGCCGCTCCCGCTATCTCCAAGCGCAAGGCATTCGGCAAGAAACAGATCATCTGCATGATCTGCGGCAAGGGGATGAAGACCCTCGCCCGTCACCTCAAGACCGCACACGGCATGACCGCCAAGGAGTACCGGGCCCAGTTCGACATCCCCCGCACACAGGCCCTCGCCGCCAAGGATTACTCCGAATCCCGCAAGCAGATGGCCATCGACCGCGGCCTCGGCGAGAACCTGGCCAAGGCCCGCGCCGCCAAGGCCAAGAAGAAGTAA